One stretch of Corynebacterium imitans DNA includes these proteins:
- a CDS encoding spermidine synthase yields the protein MAAKSETYPIDSGEAEIHHEPDGSMVLLVNGVPSSHIVPGKPQRLDFEYMRWIADFLDSLQLGSTPRWPKPRLTHLGGAACSLPRYFAAAWPGSRNTVVEIDSRLAELARELFDVPRSPAVKIRVGDAREITDSFKPSTRDVMIRDVFAQALTPRELTTVEFYQHVRTCLSETGVYVANCGSHADLKEAKEELAGMSEVFPHVAAIADPPMLKGRRYGNIVLIGANTPLEASPQLTRNLLKGAVPAHFKGEKWARGLATTPRHD from the coding sequence ATGGCTGCGAAAAGCGAGACGTACCCCATCGACAGCGGCGAGGCTGAAATCCACCACGAACCCGACGGCTCGATGGTGTTGCTTGTCAACGGGGTGCCCAGCTCGCACATCGTGCCCGGCAAGCCGCAGCGCCTGGACTTCGAGTACATGCGCTGGATCGCGGACTTCCTCGACTCGCTCCAGCTCGGCAGCACACCCCGCTGGCCGAAGCCGCGCCTGACGCACCTGGGCGGGGCGGCCTGCTCGCTGCCGCGCTACTTCGCCGCCGCGTGGCCCGGCTCGCGCAACACCGTCGTGGAGATCGACAGCCGTCTCGCCGAGCTCGCACGCGAGCTTTTCGACGTCCCCCGCTCCCCCGCCGTGAAAATCCGCGTCGGCGACGCGCGCGAGATCACGGACTCGTTTAAGCCTTCAACCCGCGATGTGATGATCCGCGACGTGTTCGCCCAGGCGCTCACCCCGCGCGAGCTGACCACCGTGGAGTTCTACCAACACGTGCGCACGTGCTTGAGCGAGACCGGCGTCTACGTGGCCAACTGCGGCTCGCATGCCGACCTCAAGGAAGCGAAGGAGGAACTCGCCGGCATGAGCGAGGTGTTCCCGCACGTCGCGGCGATCGCTGATCCGCCGATGCTCAAAGGACGCCGCTACGGCAACATCGTGCTCATCGGCGCGAACACCCCGCTCGAGGCAAGCCCGCAGCTCACCCGCAATCTGCTCAAGGGCGCGGTGCCTGCCCACTTCAAGGGCGAAAAGTGGGCACGCGGCTTGGCCACCACCCCGCGCCACGACTAG
- a CDS encoding ABC transporter ATP-binding protein, whose protein sequence is MGTVNDARATEPGTDPDLLIDFRGVEFSRGGARLVGPVDWQVELDERWVVIGPNGAGKTTLIRMASALEFPSKGTAFVLGEQLGRTDMRDLRAAIGLTSSAIAQRVPDDEKVGDLVVSAGYAIVGRWREDYDEMDYAQAMDVLEQVGAMHLIDRRWGTLSDGEKKRVLIARAVMINPELLIMDEPAAGMDLGGREDLIAYLGELALDPDAPAMVMITHHLEEIPYGFTHAMLLDEGDVVAQGLIEDVLTSENVSKAYHQPIEVTRDEGRFFARRARSARAGAHRK, encoded by the coding sequence ATGGGAACCGTGAATGATGCACGAGCGACTGAACCAGGAACGGACCCGGACCTTCTTATCGACTTCCGCGGGGTGGAATTCTCGCGCGGCGGCGCACGCCTCGTCGGCCCGGTGGACTGGCAGGTCGAACTTGATGAGCGCTGGGTAGTGATCGGCCCCAACGGGGCGGGCAAGACGACCCTGATCCGTATGGCGTCTGCGCTCGAGTTTCCCTCCAAGGGCACCGCGTTTGTGCTCGGCGAACAGCTCGGGCGCACCGACATGCGCGACCTGCGCGCCGCCATCGGGCTTACCTCATCGGCGATCGCGCAGCGCGTGCCGGATGACGAGAAAGTGGGCGACCTGGTCGTCTCCGCCGGCTACGCCATTGTCGGGCGCTGGCGCGAGGACTACGACGAGATGGACTACGCCCAGGCGATGGACGTGCTTGAGCAGGTCGGCGCGATGCACCTGATCGACCGCCGCTGGGGCACGCTCTCTGACGGGGAGAAGAAGCGCGTGCTCATCGCCCGTGCGGTGATGATCAACCCTGAGCTTTTGATTATGGACGAGCCCGCCGCGGGCATGGACTTAGGTGGCCGCGAGGACCTCATCGCTTACCTAGGTGAGCTTGCCTTGGACCCGGACGCCCCGGCGATGGTGATGATCACCCACCACCTTGAGGAGATTCCGTACGGTTTTACCCACGCCATGCTGCTCGACGAGGGCGATGTCGTCGCCCAGGGCCTCATCGAGGACGTCCTTACCAGTGAGAACGTCTCCAAGGCCTACCACCAGCCGATTGAGGTGACCCGGGATGAGGGCCGCTTCTTCGCGCGCCGGGCACGTTCGGCCCGTGCGGGGGCGCACAGGAAGTAG
- a CDS encoding NUDIX hydrolase has product MQRSIGAFSADRGDEIDVTEVSGFHGARMSATVLLLRDTPQGMEVWMQERVLSMKNYPGVTVFPGGGVDSRDFPGRAWNDGDLWLGRSAISMARQLGVTKYKAHALVFAAVRELFEETGTLLAVDDAGKLLDDARPFHHQRLLLESHEISLTDVLRAHDLNVCADLLKPFARWVGQSERGNWFDTFSFLAANPTGQEPDGNTGEADDANWFPPSLLLEGWRHGLVRFAPATWAQLRLIEGFHTVEETLESAKHATISPVIGDPVDDERFSEFFTFTPKDRIGRRYGISRD; this is encoded by the coding sequence ATGCAGCGCAGCATTGGGGCGTTCTCAGCTGACCGCGGCGACGAGATCGACGTCACCGAGGTCAGCGGGTTTCACGGTGCGCGCATGTCGGCGACGGTGCTCCTGCTGCGCGACACACCCCAGGGGATGGAAGTGTGGATGCAGGAGCGCGTGCTCAGCATGAAGAACTACCCCGGGGTCACCGTGTTTCCCGGCGGCGGGGTGGACAGCCGCGACTTCCCGGGCCGCGCCTGGAACGACGGCGACCTGTGGCTCGGCCGCAGCGCAATCTCTATGGCCCGCCAGCTCGGCGTGACCAAGTACAAGGCGCACGCGCTCGTCTTCGCCGCCGTGCGCGAGCTCTTCGAGGAGACCGGCACGCTGCTCGCCGTCGACGATGCGGGCAAGCTGCTTGACGACGCCCGCCCGTTCCACCACCAGCGCCTCCTGCTGGAATCCCACGAGATCTCACTGACCGACGTGCTGCGCGCCCACGACCTCAACGTCTGCGCCGACCTGCTCAAGCCCTTCGCCAGGTGGGTCGGGCAATCCGAGCGCGGCAACTGGTTCGACACCTTCAGCTTCCTCGCGGCCAACCCGACCGGCCAGGAGCCCGACGGCAACACCGGCGAGGCCGACGACGCCAACTGGTTCCCGCCCTCGCTGCTGCTAGAAGGCTGGCGGCACGGGCTCGTGCGTTTTGCCCCTGCGACCTGGGCACAGCTGCGCTTGATCGAGGGTTTTCACACTGTGGAAGAGACGCTGGAATCGGCGAAACACGCCACGATCTCCCCGGTGATCGGCGACCCGGTCGACGACGAGCGCTTCTCCGAATTTTTTACCTTCACACCAAAAGATCGGATTGGACGCCGCTATGGCATTTCACGCGACTGA
- a CDS encoding ABC transporter permease has product MLFNEFAKLRRAHIAIVPLAIPLIAVVFGAGNYAANSGVLDSGWHSYWSQATLFYGMLFMVAGIAILASAVWRVEHRGGNWNILLTSSQPAASLITAKLAVIVALTVLMQCVFILFSTIGGWVAGLSGLPPRALLASTLLAVIPATAVAAWQSFASMVIRNFAMPVALGVMASILSFGTIAAGVTAAQFVLPPVGVTKALWMGSTAVAGSDALDLGTLASIAPSALLLTAAGWLASIAYLRFVDVQA; this is encoded by the coding sequence ATGCTTTTCAACGAGTTCGCTAAACTCCGGCGTGCACACATCGCCATCGTCCCCCTTGCCATCCCCCTGATCGCAGTCGTCTTCGGTGCGGGCAACTACGCCGCCAACTCCGGGGTGTTGGACTCCGGCTGGCACAGCTACTGGTCCCAAGCGACGCTGTTCTACGGGATGCTCTTCATGGTGGCAGGCATCGCCATCCTCGCCTCCGCCGTCTGGCGGGTGGAACACCGCGGCGGCAATTGGAACATACTGCTCACCTCATCCCAGCCGGCCGCGAGTCTGATTACCGCCAAGCTCGCCGTCATTGTCGCGCTCACAGTCCTCATGCAGTGCGTCTTCATTCTCTTCAGCACGATCGGCGGCTGGGTCGCCGGGCTGTCGGGCCTGCCTCCGCGAGCATTGCTCGCCTCTACGCTGCTCGCCGTGATTCCGGCAACGGCAGTCGCCGCGTGGCAGAGTTTCGCTTCCATGGTGATTCGCAACTTCGCCATGCCGGTCGCGCTCGGCGTGATGGCGAGCATCCTTTCTTTCGGCACGATCGCTGCCGGCGTCACAGCTGCGCAGTTCGTCCTCCCGCCCGTCGGTGTGACGAAGGCGCTCTGGATGGGCAGCACCGCGGTCGCGGGCTCAGACGCGCTCGATTTAGGCACGCTCGCCAGCATTGCCCCGAGTGCGCTGCTGCTCACCGCGGCAGGCTGGCTCGCATCAATCGCGTACCTGCGTTTCGTCGACGTGCAAGCCTAA
- a CDS encoding ABC transporter ATP-binding protein: MDTPIIATRGLTKTYGKQAVVDKLALEVPQGAVHGLLGPNGSGKSTTMKMLLGLTTPTAGEITVMGRPMTRATRGEVLADIGSLIESPAAYPHLTGAENMRIVTRLFKADPAHAQRAVRLVRLERHMDKQVKKYSLGMKQRLGIAIALVRDPQLLILDEPTNGLDPAGIEEIRELIISLARDEGRTVLVSSHLLSEIEKMATSLSIINQGKLVFQGSQRELFDAHLPDLFIQTPAVTAATSVLRERQPRIVSGGVEVPGLSDDDVAAVCAQLVAHDVPIHQVVRARRSLEEIFISMTGREGLSA; the protein is encoded by the coding sequence ATGGATACACCAATTATTGCGACGCGGGGTCTGACGAAGACCTACGGTAAGCAGGCGGTCGTCGATAAGCTTGCGCTCGAAGTACCCCAGGGAGCGGTGCACGGGCTGCTGGGGCCGAATGGCTCCGGCAAGTCGACGACGATGAAGATGCTGCTCGGCCTGACTACTCCCACCGCCGGCGAAATCACCGTCATGGGCCGGCCGATGACGAGAGCCACGCGCGGCGAGGTGCTCGCCGACATCGGTTCGCTCATCGAGTCGCCGGCGGCGTACCCGCATCTCACGGGTGCCGAGAACATGCGGATCGTCACAAGACTTTTCAAGGCCGATCCGGCGCATGCCCAGCGCGCGGTGCGCCTCGTGCGGCTTGAACGCCACATGGATAAGCAGGTCAAGAAGTATTCGCTCGGTATGAAGCAGCGTCTCGGCATCGCGATCGCGCTTGTGCGCGACCCGCAGCTGCTCATTCTCGACGAGCCAACCAACGGTCTCGACCCGGCCGGCATCGAGGAGATCCGCGAGCTCATCATCAGCCTTGCGCGCGACGAGGGGCGCACAGTCCTCGTCTCGAGCCATTTGCTTTCGGAAATTGAGAAGATGGCGACGAGCCTGAGCATCATTAACCAGGGAAAGCTGGTCTTCCAGGGCTCGCAGCGCGAGCTTTTCGACGCCCACCTCCCCGACCTCTTCATCCAAACCCCTGCCGTCACTGCGGCCACTTCGGTTTTACGTGAGCGACAGCCACGCATCGTTTCCGGCGGCGTGGAGGTGCCCGGGCTCAGCGACGACGACGTCGCCGCGGTGTGCGCACAGCTTGTCGCCCACGACGTCCCGATCCACCAGGTGGTGCGGGCACGCCGAAGCCTCGAGGAGATCTTCATCAGCATGACGGGACGGGAGGGCCTGAGCGCATGA
- a CDS encoding sensor histidine kinase, with product MTPSPKLRTRDFILAGVLAAFALLGVVSVSVPVWTIVAGVVWLIIAPFSRWRWPLATVLIAVALLAVRAMSPLLTVTDIVVATFAAYLIRRNLPPVLRDVAATVVIVGDVLAISLVSPVLRSMPLDERLPYLAWSATLLVAAGLLGELRRRTEEAAARELEQALKRQRAELEHAMSEQRAFLAREIHDVVTHSLTVMVAQADGGRYGEPEEKDEALRTVGEVGRKSLSQMREVVALLRTPESRPVEPSPSSLDLDELVRTSQLGGLDVEYTVTGTPPAQLPLATSLAVQRVVQEALTNALKHGDGSAALDVAWHSDALVITVANPFTGAPMEHAGQGLRGMRERTSLIGGSVQAGPSDPQRWTATLRVPYPAPDMRRHT from the coding sequence ATGACGCCCTCACCGAAGCTCCGCACGCGCGACTTCATCCTCGCCGGCGTGTTGGCGGCATTTGCGTTGCTTGGCGTCGTCAGCGTCTCCGTCCCGGTGTGGACGATTGTGGCTGGTGTTGTGTGGCTGATCATCGCGCCGTTTTCCCGCTGGCGCTGGCCGTTGGCTACGGTGCTCATCGCCGTAGCGCTGCTTGCGGTGCGGGCGATGAGCCCACTTTTGACCGTGACGGATATTGTCGTGGCGACGTTTGCCGCGTACCTCATCCGCCGGAATTTGCCACCCGTGCTCCGCGATGTCGCCGCCACCGTCGTCATCGTGGGCGATGTCCTCGCGATCTCGTTGGTCTCGCCGGTGCTGCGGAGCATGCCTCTCGACGAGCGCCTCCCCTACCTTGCGTGGAGCGCCACACTGCTTGTCGCGGCCGGGCTTCTCGGCGAGCTGCGCAGACGGACGGAGGAAGCCGCCGCTCGTGAGCTGGAGCAGGCACTGAAGCGACAGCGGGCTGAACTTGAGCACGCCATGTCCGAGCAACGCGCATTCCTCGCGCGTGAGATCCACGACGTGGTCACTCACTCGTTGACCGTGATGGTCGCGCAGGCCGACGGCGGCCGCTACGGCGAGCCAGAGGAGAAGGACGAGGCACTGCGCACCGTCGGCGAGGTTGGCCGGAAATCGCTGTCTCAGATGCGCGAGGTCGTCGCGCTGCTTCGCACACCCGAGTCGCGCCCGGTCGAGCCTTCGCCTTCCTCGCTTGATCTCGACGAGCTCGTCCGCACGAGCCAGCTTGGTGGCCTCGACGTGGAGTACACGGTCACCGGCACGCCTCCGGCGCAGCTGCCGCTGGCTACCTCGCTGGCGGTCCAGCGCGTGGTGCAAGAGGCGCTCACAAACGCGCTGAAACACGGCGATGGCTCTGCGGCGCTCGATGTCGCGTGGCACAGCGACGCACTGGTAATCACGGTGGCCAACCCCTTCACCGGGGCACCAATGGAACATGCCGGCCAGGGGCTGCGGGGGATGCGCGAGCGCACCTCACTCATCGGCGGGTCGGTGCAAGCCGGTCCGAGCGACCCGCAGCGTTGGACTGCCACGCTCCGAGTCCCGTACCCCGCTCCCGACATGAGGAGGCATACATGA
- a CDS encoding response regulator, producing the protein MTTIHVGIVDDQALFLHGIQRVIDSQPDLSVEWLAANGAEALEQHAQRPVDLVLMDVQMPVLDGIAATAEFARRFPETKLVVLTTFDDEDYVVNALSGGASGFLLKDAEPEVLLDAIRTVAAGDAVISPRATKRIISRLANHTETAPALPKADRLALDELTAREHEVLVAIGRGWSNSEIAERMFISMPTVKTHVGRILAKTQSRDRVHAALFAYRTGLVDRADLLAHPEV; encoded by the coding sequence ATGACCACAATCCACGTCGGTATCGTCGATGACCAAGCACTGTTCCTCCACGGAATCCAGCGGGTGATCGACTCTCAGCCGGATCTGTCTGTGGAGTGGCTCGCTGCCAACGGTGCCGAGGCGCTCGAACAACACGCGCAGCGCCCGGTCGACCTCGTACTCATGGACGTGCAGATGCCGGTGCTCGACGGCATCGCCGCCACCGCCGAATTTGCCCGCCGTTTCCCGGAGACCAAGTTGGTCGTCCTCACCACATTCGACGACGAGGACTACGTGGTCAACGCACTCTCCGGCGGCGCAAGCGGATTCCTCCTCAAAGACGCTGAGCCCGAAGTGCTTCTCGACGCCATCCGCACCGTCGCCGCCGGCGACGCCGTCATCTCCCCGCGCGCCACCAAGCGCATCATCTCCCGGCTCGCCAACCACACGGAGACAGCACCCGCACTCCCGAAAGCGGACCGCCTCGCGCTGGACGAGCTCACCGCCCGCGAGCACGAAGTCCTCGTCGCCATCGGTCGTGGCTGGTCGAACTCGGAGATCGCCGAGCGCATGTTCATCTCCATGCCGACGGTGAAAACACACGTGGGTCGTATCCTGGCGAAGACGCAGTCGCGCGACCGCGTACACGCGGCGTTGTTTGCCTACCGCACCGGCCTCGTTGACCGCGCCGATCTGCTCGCTCATCCCGAGGTATGA
- a CDS encoding glycoside hydrolase family 25 protein, translated as MYAPRTLMHARNARQNTLKALIAAVVTAALTFTLLVASPFGQKSADAQALPGLINGVDVAAHQHPGGGPIDWRMVAGPGGQQFAFIKATEGTSYVNDFYTQDAQAAGEAGMKVGAYHYARPATDPIAQARHFADTINAGPRNQLPPVLDLEVNEGLGPVQLAAWTQIFMAELEARTGRTPMLYTYRYFWYERMDNTNAFTRYPLWLAAYQNQPPAPVGGWDHLSFWQRSDSGRVPGIDAVVDMNLFNGNAGQFMSFAAGNLNAGGGVLEKFQASDSGELAVLEQDNTALVVAILALAGGALGIAGLAEAADQAGFSEQDARNIADMVGQLAAEGELPVEDLRNMMIGDYQIGDLLILLDNATK; from the coding sequence ATGTACGCACCTCGGACGCTTATGCACGCGCGCAACGCGCGCCAAAACACACTCAAGGCGTTGATCGCCGCCGTCGTCACCGCCGCCCTAACGTTTACGCTCCTCGTGGCCAGCCCCTTCGGGCAGAAGTCTGCCGACGCCCAGGCGCTACCCGGCCTGATCAACGGCGTCGACGTCGCCGCGCACCAGCACCCGGGCGGCGGCCCGATCGACTGGCGCATGGTTGCAGGCCCCGGCGGCCAGCAGTTCGCCTTCATCAAGGCAACAGAGGGCACGAGCTACGTCAACGACTTCTACACCCAGGACGCCCAAGCCGCTGGTGAGGCCGGCATGAAGGTCGGTGCTTATCACTACGCCCGCCCGGCGACCGACCCGATCGCGCAGGCGCGCCACTTCGCCGACACCATCAACGCCGGCCCGCGCAACCAGCTGCCGCCGGTGCTCGACCTCGAGGTCAACGAGGGGCTTGGCCCGGTCCAACTCGCCGCATGGACCCAGATCTTCATGGCTGAGCTCGAGGCACGCACCGGGCGCACGCCGATGCTCTACACCTACCGCTACTTCTGGTACGAGCGTATGGACAACACCAACGCGTTCACCCGCTACCCGCTGTGGTTGGCCGCTTACCAGAACCAGCCGCCCGCACCGGTCGGCGGCTGGGACCACCTGAGCTTCTGGCAGCGCTCCGACTCCGGGCGCGTACCCGGCATCGACGCCGTTGTGGACATGAACCTGTTCAACGGCAACGCGGGCCAGTTCATGAGCTTCGCCGCCGGCAACCTCAACGCAGGGGGTGGCGTGCTGGAGAAGTTCCAGGCCTCCGACTCCGGCGAGCTCGCCGTGCTGGAGCAGGACAACACGGCACTCGTCGTGGCAATCCTCGCGCTCGCCGGCGGTGCGCTCGGTATCGCGGGCTTGGCCGAGGCTGCTGACCAGGCTGGCTTTAGCGAACAGGACGCGCGCAACATCGCCGACATGGTTGGCCAACTCGCCGCCGAGGGCGAGCTGCCCGTGGAAGACCTACGCAACATGATGATCGGCGACTACCAGATCGGCGACCTGCTCATCCTGCTGGACAACGCGACGAAGTAG
- a CDS encoding cysteine desulfurase family protein, protein MVYLDHAATTPMRQAAIDAWVEHAAAVNPGGQYSSGRAAGAVLAQAREDIAELLGADPVEVIFTGSGTEADNIAVRGLYRARREAAGTNRVVASTIEHSAVLETVKSLAQTEGAEVAWMEPDRGGHLRDLSALDTPAAVATMMWANNETGAVQPVREAAERAAAAGTPLHIDAVQAVGKEDVHFHDSGATTLAASAHKFGGPRGSGILLARRSPVPAPVLLGGGQERGLRPGTVDVAAAAATAAALREALAEREAENARLAKLRDEFIERIVAAVPNTLVTTPEPRLPGHAHLMFPGAEAESMLMLLDSLGIEASAGSACSAGVHRLSHVLEAMGVATEDGMGALRLTLGRTTTAADVDKVVAELPAVIERARLAGSL, encoded by the coding sequence ATGGTGTATCTCGATCACGCAGCAACAACCCCCATGCGCCAGGCGGCTATCGACGCCTGGGTCGAACACGCAGCAGCCGTCAACCCCGGCGGCCAATACTCCTCGGGCCGCGCCGCAGGCGCCGTGCTCGCCCAGGCGCGCGAGGACATCGCCGAGCTTTTGGGCGCGGACCCCGTCGAGGTGATCTTCACCGGCTCCGGCACGGAGGCGGACAACATCGCGGTGCGGGGTCTGTACCGGGCGCGTCGAGAAGCGGCGGGCACGAACCGGGTGGTGGCCAGCACGATTGAGCACTCGGCAGTACTCGAGACAGTCAAGTCCTTAGCACAGACTGAAGGGGCCGAGGTTGCATGGATGGAGCCGGACCGCGGCGGGCATCTCCGCGACTTGAGCGCCTTGGACACCCCGGCCGCCGTGGCCACCATGATGTGGGCGAACAACGAGACCGGCGCGGTGCAGCCCGTGCGCGAGGCCGCCGAGCGAGCCGCTGCCGCTGGCACCCCGCTGCACATCGACGCGGTCCAAGCCGTGGGCAAAGAGGACGTGCACTTCCACGACAGCGGCGCGACCACACTCGCGGCTAGCGCGCACAAGTTCGGCGGACCGCGCGGCAGCGGCATCCTGCTCGCGCGCCGCTCGCCAGTGCCGGCTCCGGTGTTGCTTGGCGGCGGGCAGGAGCGGGGCCTGCGCCCGGGCACGGTCGACGTGGCGGCGGCTGCCGCTACTGCCGCGGCGCTGCGCGAGGCACTGGCTGAACGCGAGGCGGAAAATGCACGCCTGGCGAAGCTGCGCGACGAGTTCATCGAGCGCATCGTCGCCGCTGTGCCGAACACGCTGGTCACCACCCCGGAGCCGCGCCTGCCTGGGCACGCGCACCTGATGTTCCCGGGCGCGGAGGCGGAATCCATGCTCATGCTGCTCGACTCGCTCGGCATTGAAGCCTCCGCCGGTTCGGCCTGCTCGGCGGGCGTGCACCGCCTGTCGCACGTGCTCGAGGCGATGGGCGTGGCCACCGAGGACGGCATGGGCGCGCTGCGGCTTACGCTCGGCCGCACCACCACCGCTGCGGACGTGGACAAGGTGGTCGCCGAACTGCCCGCAGTCATCGAGCGCGCCCGCCTCGCCGGCTCGCTCTAG
- a CDS encoding THUMP-like domain-containing protein: protein MAFHATEVDYLAANAERIRAIAPELALTKASVFSDRARLDAEFGEHARAVSALIAAQRQAADKFPNWWLTDSDAAQQATPALVSAHRARTLADAGAQFVHDVTCSVGSEAPHMRDAGLSWLGSDLSAARLRMARFNLGEDAWLARADALAPASTVGGGADGVIVADPARRKDGRRITDPAQLEPPLPALVAAYPGAELAVKCAPGIDYSEWEGLVSVVSLDGGVKEACLYTPGIGSGREAVVLRSDGFVETVRGHGDDRASAPAEVRQPGEWIIEPDGAIIRAGLVRTWADTHGLWQLDPHIAFLSGEEIPPGYSGFRVRDAVPLKRLKAALRQLDAGAVEILVRGVNVDPDALRKKLKLKGTQQRGVIIARVGDDARAFICDAREHRPLP from the coding sequence ATGGCATTTCACGCGACTGAGGTGGACTACCTCGCCGCCAACGCCGAACGCATCCGGGCGATCGCCCCGGAGCTGGCCCTGACCAAAGCAAGTGTGTTCTCCGACCGCGCGCGCCTGGACGCCGAGTTCGGCGAGCACGCCCGCGCCGTCTCCGCACTGATCGCCGCCCAGCGTCAGGCGGCGGACAAGTTCCCTAACTGGTGGCTCACCGACTCGGATGCCGCCCAGCAGGCCACGCCCGCCCTTGTTTCCGCCCACCGCGCCCGCACGCTTGCGGACGCAGGCGCGCAGTTCGTCCACGACGTGACCTGTTCCGTCGGCTCGGAGGCACCCCACATGCGCGACGCAGGCCTGAGCTGGCTCGGCTCGGACCTCTCGGCTGCCCGCCTGCGCATGGCGCGCTTCAACCTCGGCGAGGACGCCTGGCTCGCGCGCGCCGACGCGCTCGCGCCTGCCAGCACTGTTGGTGGGGGTGCGGACGGGGTGATCGTGGCTGATCCTGCCCGCCGTAAAGATGGCCGACGTATCACCGACCCCGCCCAGCTCGAGCCGCCTCTGCCGGCTCTTGTGGCGGCCTACCCGGGCGCGGAACTTGCCGTGAAGTGCGCGCCGGGCATCGACTACTCCGAGTGGGAGGGCTTAGTCAGCGTGGTCTCGCTCGACGGCGGGGTGAAAGAGGCCTGCCTGTACACGCCCGGGATCGGCAGTGGGCGGGAGGCAGTCGTGCTGCGCAGCGACGGTTTTGTCGAGACCGTGCGCGGCCACGGTGACGATCGCGCTTCTGCACCGGCTGAGGTGCGCCAGCCGGGCGAGTGGATTATCGAGCCCGACGGGGCGATCATCCGCGCGGGGCTTGTGCGCACGTGGGCCGATACGCACGGGCTGTGGCAGCTTGACCCGCACATCGCTTTCTTAAGCGGCGAGGAGATCCCGCCCGGCTACAGCGGCTTCCGTGTGCGGGATGCGGTGCCGCTGAAGCGGCTGAAGGCTGCGCTGCGCCAGCTTGATGCGGGTGCGGTGGAAATCCTCGTGCGCGGGGTCAATGTGGACCCGGACGCGCTGCGTAAGAAGCTCAAGCTCAAAGGTACGCAGCAGCGTGGGGTGATCATCGCTCGCGTGGGGGATGACGCGCGGGCGTTCATCTGCGATGCGCGGGAGCACCGGCCGCTACCATAA
- a CDS encoding ABC transporter permease produces MNVEILKLRRTRILLLGGLLSFGIVLFASMNLFADGQVDTFVADPGGAWSGQLIGVAMALAFLTPLQVALLASRAVDNEHASGGWLLNAVAGTRQGSLLRRKLCVLAPLIAALKLLEFGGCIAFPVLLGAPMPSGSTAGAWALYALAAVITSIALAGAMVLLAAVTESQIGVLACGVVGGFCGIVSLLSPAWLAAINPFGYFAVLLPYTFADAGPVPTQPGWALWCVYIALLGAGFYFATRALNGKEI; encoded by the coding sequence ATGAACGTCGAGATCCTGAAACTGCGGCGCACGCGTATCCTGCTGCTCGGTGGGCTGCTTTCGTTCGGCATCGTGCTGTTCGCGTCGATGAACCTCTTCGCCGATGGGCAGGTGGACACCTTTGTCGCCGATCCAGGCGGGGCGTGGTCTGGGCAGCTCATCGGTGTCGCGATGGCGCTGGCGTTTCTTACCCCGCTGCAGGTGGCGCTGCTTGCCAGCCGCGCGGTGGACAACGAACACGCAAGCGGCGGGTGGCTGCTCAACGCGGTAGCGGGCACCCGCCAAGGATCACTGCTGCGCCGCAAGCTGTGCGTGCTCGCGCCCCTGATTGCCGCGCTCAAGCTGCTCGAGTTCGGCGGGTGTATCGCGTTTCCGGTCCTGCTCGGGGCCCCGATGCCGAGCGGAAGCACCGCCGGGGCCTGGGCACTCTACGCGCTCGCGGCTGTCATCACGAGCATCGCACTCGCCGGTGCCATGGTCCTGCTCGCGGCGGTGACCGAATCGCAGATCGGAGTGCTCGCGTGCGGCGTCGTCGGCGGATTCTGCGGCATCGTTTCGCTGTTGTCTCCCGCTTGGCTCGCCGCGATCAACCCCTTCGGGTATTTCGCCGTGCTGCTCCCCTACACTTTCGCGGACGCAGGTCCCGTACCGACGCAGCCGGGGTGGGCGCTGTGGTGCGTCTACATCGCGCTGCTTGGCGCGGGCTTTTACTTCGCGACGCGCGCGCTCAACGGGAAGGAAATCTAG